The following proteins are encoded in a genomic region of Cyclonatronum proteinivorum:
- a CDS encoding DUF1016 N-terminal domain-containing protein, with protein sequence MQRLTKKFGRGFSTSNPEYMRLFNLTYSKSETLSRKSENPPPRIGISQTLSGKSQKQPSFAGKPQTVSAVFNLSWSHYLKLMRIDDPAERRFYEIESAENNWSIRELQRQFGNSGLLNRTGNTF encoded by the coding sequence TTGCAGCGACTCACAAAGAAATTTGGGCGTGGGTTCTCCACATCTAATCCGGAATACATGCGGTTGTTTAATCTCACCTATTCAAAATCCGAAACACTGTCTCGGAAATCAGAAAATCCCCCTCCACGCATTGGAATTTCCCAAACCCTGTCCGGGAAATCTCAAAAACAGCCTTCGTTTGCCGGAAAACCGCAGACAGTGTCTGCTGTTTTTAACCTTAGCTGGTCGCACTATCTCAAGCTGATGCGGATTGATGATCCGGCAGAGCGTCGTTTTTATGAGATTGAGAGTGCAGAAAACAACTGGAGCATACGGGAGCTGCAGCGGCAGTTCGGAAATTCCGGACTACTGAATCGAACGGGAAATACTTTTTGA
- a CDS encoding DUF4011 domain-containing protein translates to MATNERNTIIEAINRLQDKLIDLSGFNRLINFKHTKGRSLQLANAALQNVYDRLINDGKSIDIQALPEPDESDYVSRNGRMQRPDEKSWATIQGVNTDYTLPLKSDEKDAYKLSALQYEHKLGTLLRKIEREARLGIEETGSNMLYLIMGFLEYPDRPDGERLYQAPLLSIPISITKEKKRGKIKYSISYTGEDITENLSLMKKLLDDFDIDFPDLPEDEINFEQFFSKIEKVIRDKRNFEIKPFASIGLLSYSSMLLYKDLDPKKWDKRGRENRLYENEVITQIFGEKGENENDLTPDIFEENNVESEKGDQVPLIFDADSSQHSAIMEVIYNKKNLVIEGPPGTGKSQTIANLLATCLKNGKKVLFVSEKLAALQVVRKRLEQAGLGIFTLELHSNKTNRKEVLKDIERRVKSNRFKVQNSFGEEELKQKRAELKNYSTALQHKVNSRIDFTVQELVWKKEYSRQQLIEIAEQIEHLKLENAVDLSFEQLNKIKKVLQSLAVYYKQVGTVGSKNPFFGIYLPDLNLFDSSKLFNVVERLKNAAAKLGGTIEEFDDKYNVDYYNAGRHYWSQQLGEIRCFHQSMPESLPYNITAKLCENGVLKPHVRHHFYTLQKQLNDLNEFNNTVSSYFNISKDFVAIPYSEVNEAVSNFAELNLDKLPISEIGRQREVFITHCATLHAKVDSLNQKLSSIGVREITNSSDIQHLNLFVDHILSSNSEIFRYQSPQLVGKSNLDDIRQIIDTYRSIKRQWTTLGNIFYLDILPPERDIKKAISVLREGNKWYRIFQKRWRDAVNSHKQISKSKKTVDSDKRLKDLELLSRILNEIESFNTGSLVKEYFTKENNPFGNIDFEALSDLIDWNEKYNSLRGNLYHKEAVRLVRSAIRELKDKMYPVQEEIREVILIERQLNELFQNPVLSNQVDYTVFLKSVAIIDTWLNRRFQWIETYVKPSICPEHIQKAMNAYESIKRLQSDITSQPEYPVLFGEEFRGSKTNVNPIEELIYQIEKLSNSEISESIRTGMVTDNLFIQVKEAEEILSKIHQEYQVLDEEFNALDTLCKTNRKAFITNAASPGANEHNCIIHRCNLILDNAKQIEPNHTYAIFRQKASSLNLQNFIELAEQGLLTESRAEAMVDFAYANEILKNEYSPSDGFGKYHGSELNNIRTDFRRLDKKLEGWRRNEVHGHCLFNAYPPKGSNSPIVDEKTEMGLIKLLLPQKRPRVTVRKLINRAPKSLQELKPCFMMGPQAVAQYLTPGVIEFDIVIMDEASQLKPEYAIGAIARARQLVVVGDSNQLPPTSFFNRMNDSTDDDSEETVAESESILDLCRSQFKTVKKLLWHYRSQHHSLIAFSNLKFYDNELLVFPSPREQSDDLGLSAIYLKDAVYENQVNKQEAIKVADMLIEHMLKKSKDSIGVVTLNIKQKELISEIFETRKLELINDDEVWEHWNNQAEPIFIKNLENVQGDERDCIIISTTYGKALGTKVVRQNFGPISNPDGWRRLNVLFTRARKSVTVVTSLLPSDILTDRATHDGSKVLQQYLAYIQTGVLEQGQNTGMEPDSEFERAVIKVLERHGFDVTPQLGVAGYRIDIAVKNPKSRNSYMAAIECDGAQYHSAKSARDRDRIRQEVLESLGWENKIWRIWSTDWFRNPEAETAKLISFLNSLETYTEYTSANREPWVTITSKGEVQDSGFQTPIVGSVIGDIEDIDETISQLEEKEVVEVGDTVIYQEKSERSKNMEVTITINNTNDKKKLIARKAPLAQALLNASVGDEVTLDLKNDVSRVFVVKEIRKAK, encoded by the coding sequence ATGGCAACAAATGAAAGAAATACCATTATTGAAGCAATAAACAGACTTCAGGATAAACTAATTGACCTGAGTGGATTCAATCGTTTAATTAACTTCAAACATACCAAAGGCAGGTCATTACAGCTGGCTAATGCAGCTCTTCAAAATGTGTATGACCGTTTAATCAACGATGGTAAGTCTATTGATATACAAGCACTGCCTGAGCCTGATGAGTCAGACTATGTGTCGCGTAATGGGAGAATGCAGCGCCCGGATGAAAAAAGCTGGGCTACAATTCAAGGCGTTAATACAGATTATACACTCCCTTTGAAATCAGATGAAAAGGACGCATATAAGTTATCGGCTTTGCAATACGAACACAAGTTAGGCACTCTTCTTCGCAAGATCGAAAGGGAAGCAAGGTTGGGCATAGAGGAAACAGGTTCAAATATGCTTTACCTGATTATGGGTTTTCTCGAATACCCTGACCGACCTGACGGTGAGCGCTTGTATCAGGCACCGCTTCTAAGCATTCCGATTTCAATCACAAAGGAAAAGAAGAGAGGTAAGATCAAATACAGCATTTCTTACACAGGAGAAGACATAACGGAGAACCTGTCGCTAATGAAAAAGCTTTTGGATGATTTTGACATCGATTTCCCCGATTTACCTGAAGATGAGATTAACTTTGAGCAATTTTTTAGCAAGATTGAGAAGGTTATAAGAGATAAGCGGAATTTTGAAATTAAGCCTTTTGCGTCAATAGGCTTACTCAGCTACTCAAGTATGCTGCTGTACAAGGACTTAGATCCTAAAAAGTGGGATAAAAGGGGTAGAGAAAACAGGCTGTATGAAAATGAGGTTATCACACAGATTTTTGGCGAAAAAGGGGAAAACGAAAACGACCTGACGCCGGATATCTTCGAAGAAAACAATGTGGAAAGTGAAAAAGGTGATCAGGTACCGCTGATATTTGATGCTGACAGTTCGCAGCACAGTGCGATAATGGAGGTTATTTACAATAAAAAGAATTTGGTAATTGAAGGTCCTCCTGGCACGGGTAAATCTCAAACGATTGCAAACCTTCTCGCAACCTGTCTAAAAAACGGAAAGAAGGTTCTGTTTGTGTCTGAGAAGTTAGCAGCTCTCCAGGTTGTGCGAAAACGTCTCGAACAAGCCGGGCTTGGCATTTTTACACTCGAACTCCACAGTAATAAAACCAACAGGAAAGAGGTACTGAAGGATATTGAGCGACGTGTTAAAAGCAATCGCTTCAAAGTCCAAAATAGCTTTGGAGAGGAAGAACTTAAGCAAAAAAGAGCTGAACTAAAGAATTACTCCACAGCTCTTCAACACAAAGTGAATAGCAGGATTGATTTCACTGTTCAGGAGTTAGTCTGGAAAAAAGAATATAGCAGGCAGCAGCTTATAGAGATTGCTGAGCAAATAGAGCATTTAAAATTGGAAAATGCGGTTGACTTATCATTCGAGCAGTTGAACAAGATCAAAAAAGTACTCCAAAGCCTTGCCGTTTACTATAAGCAGGTTGGCACTGTTGGCTCTAAAAACCCTTTTTTTGGAATATATCTCCCTGACCTCAATCTTTTTGACAGTTCCAAGTTGTTTAATGTTGTTGAAAGGCTTAAAAATGCGGCTGCAAAGCTTGGGGGTACTATTGAAGAATTTGATGATAAATACAACGTCGACTATTACAATGCAGGCAGGCATTATTGGAGTCAGCAATTAGGCGAAATTCGTTGTTTTCACCAATCTATGCCGGAGTCATTGCCATATAATATTACTGCAAAGCTATGTGAAAATGGCGTTTTAAAACCACACGTAAGACACCATTTTTATACTCTGCAAAAGCAACTCAATGATTTAAATGAGTTTAACAACACAGTTTCCTCATACTTCAATATAAGCAAAGATTTTGTAGCTATACCTTATTCAGAAGTAAATGAGGCTGTAAGTAATTTTGCTGAACTAAACCTCGATAAACTGCCAATTAGTGAAATTGGCAGGCAAAGAGAAGTTTTTATTACACATTGTGCGACACTGCATGCAAAAGTTGACAGTCTTAACCAAAAGCTCAGCTCAATCGGCGTCAGAGAAATCACAAATAGCTCGGACATACAGCATTTAAACTTATTTGTTGATCATATCCTTAGCTCAAATAGTGAAATATTCAGATATCAGTCTCCTCAACTCGTGGGCAAAAGTAACCTCGATGATATCAGGCAAATTATTGACACGTACAGGAGCATCAAGAGGCAGTGGACAACCTTAGGCAATATATTCTATCTGGATATACTTCCTCCTGAAAGAGATATCAAGAAAGCAATTTCTGTGCTAAGGGAGGGAAATAAATGGTACCGGATTTTCCAGAAAAGGTGGAGAGATGCAGTAAATAGCCATAAACAGATATCAAAATCTAAAAAGACTGTTGACTCAGATAAGCGCCTAAAAGACCTTGAATTGCTATCCAGAATTCTAAATGAGATAGAAAGCTTTAATACCGGATCTTTAGTTAAAGAGTACTTTACTAAAGAAAACAATCCTTTCGGGAATATTGATTTTGAAGCTCTATCGGATCTTATCGATTGGAACGAGAAGTACAATTCGCTTAGAGGTAACCTGTATCACAAAGAAGCTGTAAGACTTGTAAGAAGTGCAATAAGGGAATTAAAAGACAAAATGTATCCGGTACAGGAAGAGATAAGAGAGGTTATTTTAATTGAGCGTCAACTAAATGAACTGTTTCAAAATCCTGTCTTATCAAACCAAGTAGACTACACGGTATTCCTGAAGAGTGTAGCAATTATCGACACATGGCTAAATAGAAGGTTTCAATGGATTGAAACTTACGTGAAGCCTTCCATATGTCCCGAGCATATTCAAAAAGCTATGAATGCATACGAATCGATAAAGCGATTACAATCGGATATAACATCTCAACCAGAGTACCCGGTTCTGTTTGGTGAAGAGTTTAGAGGATCAAAAACAAATGTCAATCCTATTGAGGAATTAATTTATCAAATTGAAAAATTATCGAATTCTGAGATTAGTGAGTCCATACGGACAGGTATGGTTACTGATAATTTGTTTATTCAGGTAAAAGAAGCAGAAGAGATTCTCTCAAAAATACATCAGGAGTATCAGGTTCTCGATGAGGAATTCAATGCTTTAGATACATTATGTAAGACCAATCGCAAAGCGTTCATTACGAATGCTGCCTCACCTGGTGCTAATGAGCATAACTGCATTATTCACAGGTGCAACCTAATTTTGGACAACGCTAAGCAGATTGAGCCCAATCATACATATGCTATCTTCAGGCAAAAAGCAAGCAGTCTGAATCTCCAAAACTTTATTGAGCTTGCGGAGCAGGGTTTGCTTACTGAGAGTCGTGCGGAGGCAATGGTAGATTTTGCTTATGCTAATGAAATCCTGAAAAATGAATATTCACCGTCTGATGGGTTTGGCAAATACCATGGCAGCGAGTTAAACAATATCCGTACGGACTTCAGGAGATTGGATAAAAAATTGGAAGGCTGGCGAAGAAATGAAGTTCATGGTCATTGTTTATTTAATGCATATCCTCCAAAAGGAAGTAACAGCCCCATAGTCGATGAAAAGACAGAAATGGGGCTAATCAAACTCCTATTACCCCAGAAACGTCCAAGGGTAACTGTCCGGAAACTAATTAACAGAGCACCGAAATCGCTCCAGGAGCTTAAACCCTGTTTTATGATGGGTCCCCAAGCCGTAGCTCAGTACCTTACGCCTGGAGTAATTGAGTTTGACATAGTGATTATGGACGAGGCTTCACAGCTTAAGCCGGAATATGCAATAGGAGCAATTGCCAGAGCCAGACAGCTAGTTGTGGTTGGAGATTCGAACCAGCTCCCCCCTACGAGTTTTTTTAACAGGATGAATGATAGCACGGATGACGATAGTGAAGAAACTGTAGCGGAATCAGAAAGCATCTTAGATTTATGCCGGTCGCAATTTAAAACTGTCAAAAAACTGCTGTGGCATTATCGATCTCAACACCACAGTTTGATTGCTTTCTCTAACCTAAAATTCTATGATAATGAGCTATTGGTTTTCCCTTCCCCCCGTGAGCAAAGCGACGATCTTGGCTTAAGTGCTATTTATTTAAAAGACGCGGTTTATGAGAATCAGGTAAATAAGCAAGAGGCCATCAAAGTGGCAGACATGTTAATTGAACATATGCTTAAAAAAAGCAAGGATTCAATTGGCGTGGTAACGCTAAACATCAAGCAGAAGGAGCTGATATCTGAAATTTTCGAAACCCGAAAACTTGAGCTAATTAATGACGATGAAGTCTGGGAGCACTGGAATAATCAAGCAGAGCCGATTTTTATCAAAAACCTTGAAAACGTTCAGGGCGATGAGCGTGATTGTATAATTATATCTACCACTTACGGTAAAGCACTAGGAACTAAAGTTGTAAGGCAGAATTTTGGTCCGATTAGTAATCCCGATGGATGGAGGCGACTAAATGTGCTTTTTACAAGAGCCAGAAAATCTGTTACCGTAGTAACTTCACTACTTCCCTCTGATATTCTTACAGACAGAGCTACTCATGACGGATCCAAAGTATTGCAGCAGTATTTGGCATATATCCAAACTGGTGTGTTGGAACAGGGTCAGAATACTGGAATGGAGCCTGATAGTGAATTCGAAAGGGCGGTTATAAAAGTTCTCGAAAGGCATGGTTTTGATGTAACTCCGCAGTTGGGCGTAGCTGGTTACAGAATAGATATAGCAGTAAAAAATCCCAAATCACGAAATTCCTACATGGCCGCCATTGAATGCGATGGTGCACAATACCATTCTGCCAAATCAGCTAGAGATCGGGATCGAATAAGACAGGAAGTGCTTGAGTCTTTAGGTTGGGAAAATAAGATTTGGAGGATTTGGTCAACGGATTGGTTTAGAAACCCTGAAGCTGAAACTGCTAAGCTGATCAGCTTTTTGAACTCATTGGAAACCTATACAGAGTACACATCGGCGAACAGGGAACCTTGGGTAACAATAACTTCCAAAGGTGAGGTGCAAGATTCTGGTTTTCAGACTCCTATTGTTGGTTCTGTAATTGGTGATATTGAAGACATAGATGAAACCATTTCCCAACTTGAAGAAAAAGAAGTAGTGGAAGTCGGGGATACGGTTATATATCAAGAGAAATCAGAGCGTAGCAAGAATATGGAAGTGACCATAACAATCAATAATACTAATGATAAGAAAAAACTGATTGCAAGGAAGGCACCCCTTGCCCAGGCGCTCTTGAATGCATCGGTAGGCGATGAAGTAACTCTTGACCTAAAAAACGATGTGTCGAGAGTTTTTGTGGTTAAAGAGATTAGGAAAGCAAAATAG
- a CDS encoding McrB family protein: protein MPFQPTNITRQHVAAAVRKIREENIAVNTSTRYDVIIDGVAYPPKEIMRYAHEQMNGELLWERSGGEPTNRYLKEMGFEIREKEAKISLNKLLNQYSSFLDNPNYEELYKWEAVQNFQENWDIEAEDFQDMFALSFQPPNCNLWESGKYFPRKMMLEFILNKPEEVRDMFRDLYDESRDLLSRIRSFKRKSQTRLSEIKKEDKNHFQDDRAISVYLACKYPEKYYLYKYTMYKSFYGLTGIGPAPKHRSEENILNYFLLCDKVREFIEQNPGVIEKHQSLRNEKHYKDESNHILTQDVIFCASKKDFWVHNEREPAAAPKQIDDMNNKTQPMPLNQILFGPPGTGKTYHTVNKALQIVDPAFYQQNEGNRQALIRRYTELLITDWDDTEEKKIVFVTFHQSFTYEDFVEGIKPVEKDGKLTYTIEDGVFKRICREAVNGNRVLIIDEINRGNIAQIFGELITLIEPDKRKGADEELRVILPYSKTEFSVPAHLHIIGTMNTADRSVEALDTALRRRFSFEELPPKPGLIAEEGASKENGGEVMVRETRISLYELLSTINNRIEKLLDKDHLIGHSYFMKVSSSADLRTVFQHNIIPLLEEYFYGDKGKIQLVLGRGFVERKENGQSVGFAASDYDDSVFDDREIWHITDAWRTSDQAFEAALLTLLNKPE from the coding sequence ATGCCATTCCAACCCACCAATATCACCCGTCAACACGTCGCAGCTGCAGTTCGGAAAATCAGGGAGGAAAATATTGCCGTAAACACATCTACAAGATATGATGTGATTATTGATGGCGTAGCATATCCACCGAAGGAAATTATGCGGTATGCACACGAGCAGATGAACGGAGAGCTGTTATGGGAGCGTAGTGGAGGTGAACCAACCAATCGTTATTTGAAGGAGATGGGATTTGAGATTAGAGAGAAGGAGGCCAAAATAAGTTTAAATAAACTCCTGAATCAGTACTCAAGCTTTTTGGATAATCCAAACTATGAAGAGTTGTATAAATGGGAAGCTGTCCAAAATTTTCAGGAAAACTGGGATATTGAGGCTGAGGATTTTCAGGATATGTTCGCACTGTCTTTCCAGCCGCCTAACTGCAATTTGTGGGAAAGCGGAAAATATTTCCCAAGAAAGATGATGTTGGAATTCATCTTGAATAAGCCCGAAGAAGTGCGTGATATGTTTCGTGATCTTTATGATGAGTCTCGTGATCTACTAAGTAGAATCAGATCTTTTAAACGAAAATCGCAAACCCGACTATCCGAAATTAAAAAAGAAGACAAAAACCATTTTCAGGATGATAGAGCTATTTCTGTTTATCTTGCCTGCAAATATCCTGAGAAATACTATTTGTACAAGTATACTATGTACAAAAGCTTCTACGGCCTTACGGGTATTGGACCTGCTCCAAAACATCGTAGCGAGGAAAACATATTAAACTATTTTCTGCTTTGTGATAAAGTCAGAGAGTTTATTGAGCAAAATCCGGGAGTGATTGAAAAGCATCAATCATTAAGGAATGAGAAACACTATAAAGACGAGAGCAACCATATTCTAACACAGGATGTGATCTTCTGTGCTTCAAAAAAAGACTTTTGGGTCCATAATGAGCGTGAACCTGCAGCAGCCCCCAAACAGATAGACGATATGAATAATAAGACGCAGCCAATGCCCCTCAACCAAATTCTGTTCGGACCACCCGGTACCGGGAAGACATACCATACAGTCAATAAAGCGCTACAAATTGTGGATCCGGCGTTTTACCAGCAAAATGAAGGAAACCGTCAAGCACTCATCAGGCGGTACACTGAGCTGCTGATTACCGATTGGGATGATACTGAGGAAAAGAAAATTGTCTTTGTCACCTTTCATCAGAGCTTTACATACGAGGATTTTGTGGAAGGTATCAAGCCGGTTGAAAAAGACGGCAAGCTTACCTATACCATCGAAGACGGGGTATTCAAACGGATTTGCCGGGAAGCTGTAAACGGGAACCGGGTGCTCATCATTGATGAAATCAACCGGGGGAATATTGCACAGATATTTGGAGAGCTCATCACACTGATCGAGCCGGATAAGCGGAAAGGTGCGGATGAAGAACTTCGGGTGATTCTGCCCTATTCCAAAACCGAATTCAGCGTGCCGGCTCATCTCCACATCATAGGCACCATGAACACCGCCGACCGCAGCGTGGAGGCGCTTGATACGGCTCTTAGGCGCAGGTTCTCCTTTGAGGAGCTGCCGCCAAAGCCGGGCCTCATCGCAGAAGAAGGCGCTTCAAAGGAAAATGGCGGAGAGGTGATGGTTCGGGAAACCCGCATCAGTCTTTACGAGCTACTTAGTACAATCAATAACCGGATAGAGAAACTGCTCGACAAAGATCATCTGATTGGTCATTCTTACTTTATGAAAGTCAGCAGCAGTGCAGATTTGCGCACGGTTTTTCAGCATAACATTATCCCGCTGCTGGAGGAGTATTTTTATGGTGATAAAGGCAAAATTCAGCTTGTGCTTGGTCGCGGGTTTGTGGAGCGGAAAGAGAACGGGCAGTCTGTCGGATTTGCGGCTTCTGATTACGATGACAGCGTTTTCGATGACCGTGAAATCTGGCACATTACTGACGCTTGGAGAACCAGCGATCAGGCATTTGAAGCCGCGCTCCTGACACTGCTCAACAAGCCGGAGTAA
- a CDS encoding McrC family protein, with translation MFEHDRLLVREGSPLTKNTFEQLVLYHGANGTPYFSLLHKGVKFNQFVGVIQVGGTTIEVLPKPDRAGADKIVWRNVLISMLRTVTGIEAGVTSKSSLRLNRNSIFDLYIELFLNECERITHQGLSKKYRKVTENQTALRGRLHMPGQIRDNLIHKERFHAAYSTYDHNHILNQVLKETLRVLSLITIRTDLRSRVMRQQLCFDEVSDQRITEEKLRRIRLNRQTERYAEALAIARLILLNYHPDISKGNNHILALMFDMNQLWELFVVKVLKHHLSQRYRVMAQQSRVFWRSAQSRKRLKPDIILDPLDEQSGRIIIDTKWKTPTDSGPSDNDLRQIYAYNQLFGSSHGILLYPGSNTRVTGRFQTEKGQSCCTMLKVNVTDQSGNLLKGDVIGESLRMVMGCYTHNW, from the coding sequence GTGTTTGAACACGACCGGTTGCTGGTCAGAGAGGGCTCCCCGTTAACCAAAAACACGTTTGAGCAGTTAGTGCTGTACCACGGTGCTAACGGCACGCCCTATTTTTCACTGCTGCATAAAGGGGTAAAGTTTAATCAGTTTGTGGGCGTTATTCAGGTCGGAGGCACTACAATAGAAGTCCTTCCAAAGCCTGATCGGGCCGGGGCTGACAAAATCGTTTGGCGGAATGTACTGATCAGCATGCTTCGTACAGTGACCGGCATTGAGGCCGGGGTAACGTCGAAGTCCAGCCTGCGCCTGAACCGCAATTCAATTTTTGATCTCTATATCGAGCTGTTCCTGAATGAGTGCGAGCGTATCACCCATCAGGGATTGTCCAAAAAGTACCGTAAGGTCACCGAAAATCAAACGGCGCTCAGGGGCAGGCTTCACATGCCGGGACAGATACGCGATAATCTGATCCACAAAGAGCGGTTTCATGCAGCATACAGCACCTACGATCACAATCACATCCTGAATCAGGTGCTTAAAGAAACCCTCCGTGTGTTGTCGCTGATTACGATACGCACAGACTTGCGAAGCCGCGTAATGCGGCAGCAGCTCTGCTTCGATGAGGTTTCGGATCAGCGTATAACAGAGGAGAAGCTCCGTCGGATACGGCTCAATCGTCAAACCGAGCGATATGCCGAGGCGCTTGCAATCGCGAGGCTCATACTACTGAACTACCATCCCGATATTTCTAAAGGCAACAACCACATCCTGGCCTTGATGTTCGACATGAATCAGCTTTGGGAGCTGTTCGTGGTGAAAGTTCTGAAGCACCACCTTTCGCAGCGCTACAGGGTGATGGCGCAGCAGAGCAGGGTATTCTGGCGCTCAGCTCAGAGCCGGAAGCGACTGAAGCCGGATATCATTCTGGATCCGCTGGACGAGCAATCGGGCAGAATTATTATTGATACCAAGTGGAAAACACCCACTGACTCCGGCCCCTCAGACAACGACCTACGCCAAATCTATGCCTACAACCAGCTATTTGGTAGCAGTCACGGCATACTGCTTTACCCCGGGTCAAACACCCGCGTTACAGGACGCTTTCAAACCGAAAAGGGTCAAAGCTGCTGCACCATGCTGAAAGTCAACGTAACCGACCAAAGCGGAAACCTCCTAAAGGGGGACGTAATAGGGGAAAGTTTGCGGATGGTGATGGGGTGCTACACGCATAATTGGTAA